In Schistocerca nitens isolate TAMUIC-IGC-003100 chromosome 10, iqSchNite1.1, whole genome shotgun sequence, a single window of DNA contains:
- the LOC126210125 gene encoding transmembrane protein 50B, with translation MAGCFENVQLPPCVWFEGDDKRNAVASIIAGLLFFAGWWFIIDVAAAYPDNAQFNKAYHVCGVFGTISLFMINSVSNALVRGDGYSGGCFGPRGARAWLFLGFVMGFGAVIASCWILFAEYVTNKSQERSYPGVGLFLQNAFIFIGSLVFKFGRVEDHWN, from the exons ATGGCTGGTTGCTTTGAAAATGTGCAGCTTCCTCCTTGCGTGTGGTTTGAAGGCGACGACAAACGGAATGCCGTGGCGTCTATAATAGCTGGTTTGCTG TTCTTTGCTGGCTGGTGGTTCATTATTGATGTGGCTGCTGCATATCCTGACAACGCTCAGTTCAACAAGGCATACCATGTCTGTGGTGTTTTTGGgactatttcattattcat GATAAACTCTGTATCAAATGCTCTCGTACGTGGAGATGGCTACTCAGGAGGTTGCTTTGGTCCAAGAGGAGCACGCGCCTGGCTCTTCCTTGGCTTTGTTATGGGATTCGGTGCTGTCATTGCCTCTTGCTGGATCCTGTTTGCAGAATACGTCACCAATAAAA GCCAAGAAAGGTCATATCCAGGTGTTGGTCTTTTTCTACAGAATGCATTTATTTTCATCGGCTCCCTTGTATTTAAGTTTGGTAGAGTCGAAGACCACTGGAACTGA